Proteins co-encoded in one Terriglobales bacterium genomic window:
- the lepB gene encoding signal peptidase I: MIESSTPPTIQPPAQPSRRQRLLWSWGRDLLIALGLSAFFIVFLYQPVRVEGTSMLPGLQDQERIFINKFVYKLEPIERGDIVVFHYPFDPSKSYIKRVIGVSGDRVRIVEGQVYVNERPIKEPYVPGEYFDYRSMAEMTVPPNSYFVLGDHRSLSNDSRDFGAVDQSYIYGKAVFVYWPVDKLGILR; this comes from the coding sequence GTGATTGAATCCAGCACGCCACCGACGATACAACCTCCAGCCCAACCGTCGCGCCGCCAGCGCTTGCTTTGGAGTTGGGGCCGCGATCTTCTGATCGCGCTGGGACTCTCCGCTTTTTTCATTGTGTTTCTCTATCAGCCCGTGCGCGTCGAAGGCACGAGCATGCTACCGGGTCTGCAGGACCAGGAGCGCATCTTCATCAACAAGTTCGTTTATAAGCTCGAGCCGATCGAACGTGGCGATATCGTTGTCTTCCATTATCCGTTTGATCCATCGAAGAGCTACATCAAGCGCGTGATTGGAGTATCAGGAGACCGCGTGCGCATCGTTGAGGGGCAAGTGTACGTGAACGAACGTCCAATCAAAGAACCATACGTTCCCGGCGAATACTTCGACTATCGCTCGATGGCAGAAATGACGGTTCCACCGAATTCGTATTTCGTGCTTGGCGATCACCGCTCGCTATCAAATGACAGCCGCGATTTTGGAGCAGTGGATCAGAGCTATATCTACGGAAAAGCCGTCTTCGTTTACTGGCCTGTGGATAAGTTGGGCATTTTGCGCTAG
- a CDS encoding glutamate-5-semialdehyde dehydrogenase, translating into MTHTNPQSAAVAAKQSSRQLAALAPEAKQQVLEAVAAEIEQSAETIFEANRQDVIAARNGSSQDGISSSALARMTLNEEKLSQMARSVNAVSGLEDPVGKILHQSELDDGLELTKISCPFGVIAAVVEARPDAVVQLSALAFKSGNALMIKAGVEIARTTEILLGIFKSAYERARIPADALTNVKSREELRELLKLDQYIDLVVPRGSSELVRFISANTRIPVLGHADGVCHVCVDAAADLDLATSVILDSKIQAPATCNAVETVLIHRNIANDFLPRLVELLQLGGVKVRGCERTRAICGNGIDLVKESEWHAEYGSLTLALRVVESCDEAITHINHFGSHHTDSIITEDQQTAEKFLAEVDSAGVFHNVSTRFSDGYRYGFGAEVGIATGKLHARGPVGLEGLVTYKYILVGKGQCVSQYIGARARKFKHELNATEVAVG; encoded by the coding sequence ATGACTCATACAAATCCACAGAGCGCAGCTGTCGCGGCGAAGCAGTCCTCGCGCCAGCTTGCGGCATTAGCCCCAGAAGCGAAGCAGCAGGTCCTTGAAGCCGTTGCTGCCGAGATCGAACAATCCGCTGAGACCATTTTCGAAGCGAATCGTCAGGATGTAATTGCAGCCAGAAATGGATCTAGTCAGGATGGAATCTCCTCGTCTGCTCTCGCCCGCATGACTCTCAATGAAGAGAAGCTCTCGCAGATGGCTCGAAGTGTGAATGCTGTGAGCGGTCTGGAGGACCCAGTCGGAAAAATTCTTCATCAATCCGAATTGGACGATGGACTGGAACTCACAAAAATATCGTGCCCTTTCGGAGTGATCGCTGCGGTAGTTGAAGCGCGCCCGGACGCTGTGGTGCAGTTGTCAGCCCTCGCGTTTAAGTCCGGTAACGCGCTCATGATCAAAGCCGGTGTGGAGATCGCTCGAACCACTGAAATACTCCTTGGAATTTTCAAGAGCGCATATGAACGCGCCAGAATTCCGGCTGATGCGCTCACTAATGTGAAGAGCAGGGAAGAACTGCGCGAGCTTTTGAAACTGGATCAGTACATCGATCTGGTGGTGCCTCGTGGAAGCTCAGAACTGGTCCGCTTCATCTCAGCCAATACACGGATTCCGGTGCTTGGGCATGCAGACGGTGTGTGCCACGTCTGCGTCGATGCTGCTGCTGATCTCGATCTGGCTACTTCCGTGATTCTCGACAGCAAAATTCAGGCGCCCGCAACCTGCAACGCAGTCGAAACCGTTCTCATTCACCGCAACATTGCAAACGACTTTCTTCCGAGATTGGTGGAGTTGCTTCAACTCGGGGGAGTGAAAGTCCGAGGCTGCGAGCGCACCCGGGCCATTTGCGGCAATGGAATCGATCTCGTGAAAGAGAGCGAGTGGCACGCCGAATATGGATCCCTCACGCTCGCCTTGCGCGTGGTCGAAAGCTGCGACGAGGCAATTACGCATATCAACCACTTCGGATCGCATCACACCGACTCGATCATTACCGAGGATCAACAAACGGCCGAAAAGTTCCTGGCTGAAGTTGACTCCGCGGGAGTGTTTCACAACGTCTCAACGCGTTTCTCCGATGGATACCGCTATGGCTTCGGAGCCGAAGTGGGCATCGCGACGGGCAAACTGCACGCCCGAGGTCCGGTAGGACTGGAAGGACTGGTTACGTACAAGTACATTCTCGTGGGTAAAGGACAATGCGTTAGCCAATACATCGGTGCTCGTGCTCGAAAGTTTAAACACGAGCTCAATGCCACCGAAGTTGCTGTGGGATGA
- the proB gene encoding glutamate 5-kinase, whose amino-acid sequence MTIRNRLANADDIVVKVGTKVLIGADGSVANEVLDRLVTSIARLRSRGCRVVLVSSGAVGIGASALGVSHQLVSVCAATGQSVLTSVYQQAFRSHSIHVGQILVTAEDFATPSRSRKLIQTLQHLIEAGALPILNENDAISGSQVESDSARAFSENDMLASLIARELHADLLVFLTDVDGVYDLHPEDPEAALISELQGEHVEANGESRNGRGGVRAKVKAAIHATRERHTVAVIANGRTPDVLERILSGDQIGTLVASVEVK is encoded by the coding sequence ATGACGATTCGAAACAGATTAGCCAATGCCGATGACATAGTCGTTAAAGTTGGAACCAAGGTGTTGATCGGCGCAGACGGCTCGGTTGCGAATGAAGTATTGGACCGATTAGTGACATCGATCGCACGACTACGCTCGCGCGGATGTCGTGTAGTGCTTGTCTCCTCGGGAGCGGTCGGAATCGGAGCTAGTGCACTTGGAGTTTCCCATCAATTGGTTTCGGTGTGTGCGGCAACCGGGCAAAGCGTTCTGACCTCCGTATATCAGCAAGCCTTCCGTTCGCACAGCATCCACGTGGGTCAAATTCTGGTCACAGCCGAAGATTTCGCGACGCCCTCCCGCAGTAGAAAGCTGATCCAAACTCTTCAGCATCTGATCGAGGCCGGAGCATTACCAATTCTCAATGAGAACGATGCGATCAGCGGTTCCCAGGTCGAAAGCGACTCCGCCCGCGCATTCTCCGAGAACGATATGCTCGCATCGCTGATCGCGCGCGAACTTCATGCTGATTTGCTCGTCTTTCTCACCGATGTGGATGGCGTCTATGACCTTCATCCAGAGGATCCCGAGGCAGCGTTGATTTCCGAACTCCAGGGCGAACACGTGGAAGCGAATGGCGAAAGCCGCAATGGCCGCGGTGGTGTGCGGGCCAAAGTGAAAGCCGCAATCCATGCGACGCGCGAACGCCACACAGTAGCTGTAATTGCGAACGGCCGCACGCCAGATGTTCTGGAGAGAATTTTGAGTGGTGACCAGATTGGAACGTTAGTCGCTTCCGTGGAGGTGAAATGA
- a CDS encoding D-2-hydroxyacid dehydrogenase translates to MKVLLAIHHRFELWNAPEWLGPRLQQDFPEHRFIQLTNLEDLPDKLVDADVLVGWQLRPEQFKEAKKLRWIHATTAAVHQLMFPELVASDVRVTNSTEIHGPVVAEHAVALILGLAKGLPWAMKFQQQHRWGQQDLWRSFARPREIAGATLGVIGLGAIGRESVRLAKALAMRVIAVREHPERGAEGADRVFGPGELDQLLSESDYVLLAAPLTPRTAAIFDDRAFAKMRGDASFLNVSRGALVDEEALGRALRQGKIRAAALDVFQTEPLPADSPLWKIENLFITPHTAALTEKLWERHFKRISENLRRYATGEPLLGEVDKQKGY, encoded by the coding sequence TTGAAAGTCCTGTTGGCCATTCATCATCGCTTTGAACTGTGGAACGCGCCGGAGTGGCTCGGCCCGCGTCTGCAGCAGGATTTTCCCGAGCACCGGTTCATTCAGCTCACCAATCTCGAGGACCTGCCAGACAAACTTGTCGATGCCGATGTCTTGGTGGGCTGGCAGCTCCGTCCGGAACAATTCAAAGAGGCTAAGAAACTGCGATGGATTCACGCCACAACGGCTGCCGTGCATCAGCTTATGTTTCCCGAATTGGTCGCGAGTGATGTACGCGTGACCAACTCGACGGAAATCCACGGACCAGTTGTTGCCGAGCACGCGGTAGCGCTCATCCTCGGGCTCGCCAAGGGACTGCCGTGGGCGATGAAATTCCAACAGCAGCATCGCTGGGGACAACAGGACCTGTGGCGTAGCTTTGCGCGTCCGCGAGAAATCGCGGGAGCAACTTTGGGCGTGATTGGGCTCGGCGCGATCGGACGCGAGAGCGTCAGACTGGCGAAGGCACTAGCCATGCGAGTGATTGCCGTTCGCGAGCACCCCGAGCGTGGAGCGGAAGGAGCTGACCGCGTTTTCGGACCCGGTGAACTCGATCAGTTGCTCAGCGAATCTGACTACGTTCTCCTGGCCGCCCCGCTCACTCCAAGAACAGCAGCTATCTTCGATGACCGGGCATTCGCGAAAATGCGCGGCGATGCCTCCTTTCTAAACGTTAGCCGCGGAGCGCTCGTGGATGAAGAGGCGCTTGGGCGAGCTCTGCGGCAGGGCAAGATACGAGCCGCAGCTCTGGACGTCTTCCAAACCGAACCTCTGCCCGCAGATTCGCCGTTATGGAAAATCGAAAACCTGTTCATCACTCCTCATACTGCGGCTCTCACGGAGAAGCTCTGGGAGCGGCACTTCAAGCGCATCAGCGAGAATCTGCGTCGCTACGCCACGGGTGAGCCGCTGTTGGGAGAAGTGGATAAACAAAAAGGCTACTGA
- a CDS encoding acetyl-CoA carboxylase carboxyltransferase subunit alpha, whose protein sequence is MSATALSATPPPFMDAATKARKDIESIERQISHLESIPGADIQTKQQLYELHRQIEALRNQLETVSSAWQKTELARHPQRPYFQDYVDRIFSDWSEIHGDRRFSDDPALLCGMARFHGEEVLLLGTQKGRDAKQRVQRNFGMANPEGYRKALRAMKLAEKFHRLVISFIDIPGAFPGLGAEERGQGEAIAVNLREMARLRVPSIAIVTGEGGSGGALAIAVADRVLMMENSIYSVISPEGCASIMWRDATKKEAAAQAMRITAEDLQELKCIDGIIPEPDGGAHNDPDAAAALLDEALQRYLRELKSMPCDQLLAARYDKFRNIAQFFTES, encoded by the coding sequence TTGAGCGCTACTGCCCTCAGTGCCACACCTCCTCCATTCATGGACGCAGCTACTAAGGCCAGAAAAGACATAGAAAGTATCGAGCGCCAGATATCGCATTTGGAATCTATTCCCGGCGCCGACATTCAAACCAAGCAGCAGCTCTATGAACTTCACCGCCAGATAGAAGCGCTTCGCAATCAGCTTGAGACCGTCAGCTCAGCGTGGCAAAAGACAGAACTCGCACGGCATCCGCAGCGCCCGTATTTTCAGGATTATGTAGACCGGATATTTTCGGACTGGAGCGAGATTCATGGCGATCGCCGTTTTTCAGACGATCCAGCCCTGCTTTGCGGGATGGCCCGTTTCCACGGTGAAGAGGTCCTGCTGCTCGGAACGCAGAAGGGACGCGATGCCAAGCAGCGTGTCCAGCGAAACTTCGGCATGGCGAATCCTGAAGGCTACCGCAAGGCTCTGCGCGCAATGAAGCTGGCGGAGAAGTTTCACCGTCTTGTGATCAGCTTTATCGACATCCCGGGAGCATTTCCCGGATTGGGAGCCGAGGAGCGTGGTCAGGGGGAGGCAATCGCTGTGAACCTGCGGGAAATGGCGCGGCTGCGAGTGCCATCCATTGCCATTGTGACCGGCGAAGGAGGCAGCGGCGGAGCTTTGGCGATTGCCGTTGCCGATCGTGTGCTGATGATGGAGAACTCCATTTACTCCGTGATCTCGCCCGAAGGCTGCGCATCGATCATGTGGCGCGATGCCACGAAGAAAGAAGCGGCTGCGCAGGCGATGAGAATTACCGCCGAGGATCTGCAAGAGCTCAAATGCATCGACGGTATCATTCCAGAACCGGATGGCGGTGCTCATAACGATCCCGATGCTGCCGCCGCGTTGCTCGATGAAGCCCTTCAGCGGTATCTGCGTGAGCTGAAGTCGATGCCGTGCGATCAACTGCTGGCTGCGCGCTACGATAAATTTCGCAACATCGCCCAGTTCTTCACTGAGAGCTGA
- the carA gene encoding glutamine-hydrolyzing carbamoyl-phosphate synthase small subunit, which produces MQAILALEDGRIFRGKGYGAKAECYGEVVFNTSLTGYQEIFTDPSYAGQIVVLTNPQIGNYGTNPEDNEAVRPFIEGLVVREFSPISSNWRSQQAADEYLERFNIPVIADIDSRALVRHLRTHGVMRGVISLIESDTEKLVAKARSIPKMDGTDLARVVSTKQRYSWNQGPIVTYPARQIKELDPESALHVVAYDYGIKQNILRMLVDQGCNVTVVPAETSAEDVLALKPDGVFLSNGPGDPEPVTYAQENIRKLAGKTPIFGICLGHQLVGLALGGKTYKLKFGHHGGNHPVRQERTGKIEITAHNHNFAVDPDSLKQSEVQMTHFDLNDGTLEGLRHRTMPLFTVQYHPEASPGPHDSHYLFGDFVKMMQEWKG; this is translated from the coding sequence GTGCAAGCAATCCTTGCGCTGGAAGATGGCCGCATCTTCCGAGGCAAAGGCTACGGAGCGAAAGCAGAGTGCTACGGGGAAGTCGTTTTTAATACATCTCTCACCGGATACCAGGAAATCTTCACCGATCCTTCCTATGCCGGTCAGATCGTAGTACTCACCAACCCCCAAATCGGTAATTACGGTACCAACCCAGAAGACAACGAAGCTGTTCGACCGTTTATTGAAGGCCTCGTCGTTCGCGAGTTTTCGCCTATCAGCTCGAACTGGCGTTCACAACAGGCTGCCGATGAATACCTCGAGCGCTTCAACATTCCTGTAATCGCCGACATCGATTCGCGCGCGCTCGTTCGCCATCTGCGCACGCATGGCGTGATGCGCGGCGTGATCTCGCTGATCGAGTCGGATACGGAAAAGCTCGTAGCCAAGGCGCGTTCGATTCCCAAAATGGATGGAACCGATCTCGCACGCGTGGTGAGCACGAAGCAGCGCTACTCGTGGAACCAAGGTCCGATCGTGACGTACCCGGCGCGGCAGATAAAAGAACTCGATCCGGAGAGCGCGCTGCACGTTGTCGCGTACGACTACGGGATCAAACAGAACATCCTGCGCATGCTGGTTGATCAGGGGTGTAACGTCACAGTCGTTCCCGCGGAAACGAGTGCAGAAGATGTGCTGGCTCTCAAGCCCGATGGAGTTTTTCTCTCGAATGGCCCCGGAGACCCCGAACCGGTGACCTACGCCCAGGAGAACATTCGCAAGCTGGCGGGCAAAACTCCCATCTTCGGAATCTGTCTGGGGCATCAGTTAGTTGGACTGGCGCTCGGCGGCAAGACCTACAAACTGAAGTTCGGACATCACGGTGGCAATCATCCTGTGCGCCAGGAGCGAACAGGCAAGATCGAGATCACGGCGCACAATCACAATTTCGCCGTCGATCCAGACTCGCTCAAGCAAAGCGAAGTCCAGATGACGCACTTCGATCTGAACGATGGCACGCTCGAAGGCTTGCGCCATCGCACGATGCCGCTGTTCACGGTCCAATACCATCCGGAAGCCTCGCCGGGCCCGCATGACTCGCATTACCTGTTTGGCGATTTCGTGAAGATGATGCAGGAGTGGAAGGGCTAA